One region of Pseudomonas sp. ABC1 genomic DNA includes:
- the secD gene encoding protein translocase subunit SecD gives MLNKYPLWKYLLILVVLAVGLVYSAPNLYPDDPAIQVTGASAALQLDEATLERASKSLVDAGIAVKASELGERGGLIRLTKPADQLPAKDVVRKAMGDDYVVALNLAPTTPQWLRNLGASPMKLGLDLSGGVHFLLEVDMDKAVSARLKIYEGEVKSLLRKERLRYRSLPSSDAAFHIGFTDEESLRKAQALIRKDFTDFELTTSTRNELQVVTLTLTQAKLAEIREYSIRQNLTTVRNRVNELGVAEPLVQRQGANRIVVELPGVQDTAEAKRILGKTASLEFRLAAESDAPRATTEAFEFREPGRPPVALERSLIITGDQVTDAQASYDENGRPQVNIRLDGHGGDLMNRATRNNIGRSMAVIFIEQRPQTRYVIQEVDGVEKEVAVQSFKEEKQVISLATIQSALGSQFRITGLNGQGESSELALLLRAGGLAAPMYFAEERTIGPSLGAENITKGIESTWWALIFVSLFVVLIYKFFGILATVALIFNLVLLVGLMSVIGATLTLPGIAGIVLTLGMAVDANVLIYSRIREELNGGLSVQRAIHEGFDRAYTAIIDSNLTTLLVGAILFALGTGPIKGFAVTLSLGILTSMFTAIMFTRGMVNLIFGGRNFKKLWI, from the coding sequence ATGCTGAACAAATATCCCCTGTGGAAATATCTGCTGATTCTGGTCGTTCTGGCCGTCGGCCTGGTTTACTCCGCACCCAATCTCTATCCGGATGACCCAGCCATCCAGGTCACCGGCGCGAGCGCAGCCCTGCAGCTCGACGAAGCGACTCTGGAGCGAGCCAGCAAGTCGCTGGTCGATGCCGGCATCGCCGTCAAGGCGAGTGAGCTGGGCGAGCGTGGCGGTCTGATACGCCTGACCAAACCCGCGGACCAGTTGCCGGCGAAGGATGTCGTACGCAAGGCCATGGGGGATGACTATGTGGTTGCCCTCAACCTGGCACCGACCACTCCGCAGTGGTTGCGCAACCTGGGCGCGAGCCCGATGAAACTGGGCCTGGACCTTTCCGGCGGTGTGCACTTCCTGCTGGAAGTGGACATGGACAAGGCCGTCAGTGCGCGTCTGAAGATTTACGAAGGCGAGGTCAAGAGCCTGCTGCGCAAGGAGCGTCTGCGCTATCGCAGCCTGCCGAGCAGTGATGCAGCCTTCCATATCGGTTTCACCGACGAAGAGTCCCTGAGGAAAGCCCAGGCGCTGATTCGCAAGGACTTCACCGATTTCGAGTTGACCACCAGCACGCGCAACGAGCTGCAGGTCGTCACGCTGACCCTGACCCAGGCCAAACTGGCAGAGATTCGTGAATACTCGATCCGTCAGAACCTGACCACCGTCCGCAACCGGGTCAACGAACTGGGGGTCGCCGAGCCGCTGGTGCAGCGCCAGGGTGCCAACCGCATCGTGGTCGAGTTGCCGGGCGTGCAGGACACTGCCGAAGCCAAGCGTATCCTCGGCAAGACCGCCAGCCTGGAGTTCCGCCTGGCTGCCGAGTCCGATGCACCGCGCGCGACCACCGAGGCCTTCGAGTTCCGCGAGCCGGGTCGTCCGCCTGTGGCTCTGGAGCGCAGCCTGATCATCACCGGTGACCAGGTGACCGATGCCCAGGCCAGCTACGACGAGAACGGTCGTCCACAGGTCAACATCCGCCTGGACGGGCACGGTGGCGACCTGATGAACCGCGCCACGCGCAATAACATTGGCCGCAGCATGGCGGTGATCTTCATCGAGCAGCGCCCGCAGACCCGTTACGTGATCCAGGAAGTCGATGGCGTCGAGAAGGAAGTCGCTGTCCAGAGCTTCAAGGAAGAGAAACAGGTCATCAGCCTGGCGACCATCCAGTCGGCGCTTGGCAGCCAGTTCCGTATCACCGGCCTGAATGGCCAGGGCGAATCGTCCGAACTGGCGCTGTTGCTGCGTGCAGGTGGCCTGGCCGCACCGATGTATTTCGCCGAGGAAAGGACCATCGGTCCGAGCCTGGGTGCCGAGAACATCACCAAGGGCATCGAGTCGACCTGGTGGGCACTGATCTTCGTATCGCTGTTCGTGGTTCTGATCTACAAGTTCTTTGGAATCCTGGCTACTGTGGCGCTGATTTTCAACTTGGTGCTGCTGGTTGGTTTGATGTCGGTGATCGGCGCTACGCTGACCCTGCCGGGTATCGCGGGGATCGTGCTGACGCTTGGGATGGCGGTGGATGCAAACGTGTTGATCTACTCGCGTATTCGTGAAGAACTCAACGGCGGGCTATCCGTGCAGCGTGCCATTCATGAGGGTTTTGATCGCGCCTATACGGCGATCATCGACAGTAACCTGACGACCCTTCTGGTTGGTGCCATCCTCTTCGCATTGGGGACCGGTCCGATCAAGGGCTTCGCCGTCACTCTGTCGCTGGGCATTCTTACCTCCATGTTCACAGCAATCATGTTCACCCGTGGCATGGTCAACCTGATCTTCGGTGGCCGTAACTTCAAGAAGCTCTGGATCTGA
- a CDS encoding AraC family transcriptional regulator gives MSGSRIRLGDLSVGFALSLGQALEEKGLDAQALLEAYGLDAQRLAEPQARLSIPRFMRLGHAAIQASQDPALGLAMGRLRQASHLGLAGVTAALAPNVREAARTLIRFEPLYASNYRGNSSFHEDPGGAWLRFYSISPYNAYNTFVVDSVLAGWLTQLRTLCGVHLSPREVEIEYPRPAYAEAHEQLFDCPLRFCARANQLYLDKASLALRNPLHCPGTWQELLQLCEEKRTLCLRTHSLSERVTALLGPLLKGQEPELAQIAQRLRMPEWTLRRRLAAEGTNYSGLLNSARQELATAYIRDTEASFGEIAWLLGFSSAEAFQRAFKRWTGQTPGAFRRGA, from the coding sequence ATGAGCGGTTCGCGCATCCGCCTGGGCGACCTCTCCGTCGGCTTCGCCCTCAGCCTGGGCCAGGCCCTGGAGGAAAAAGGGCTGGATGCACAAGCGTTGCTGGAGGCCTACGGACTGGACGCGCAACGGCTGGCGGAGCCACAGGCGCGCCTTTCCATCCCACGCTTCATGCGCCTTGGGCATGCGGCCATCCAGGCCAGCCAGGACCCGGCTCTGGGCCTGGCCATGGGGCGGCTGCGCCAGGCCTCCCACCTGGGCCTGGCCGGTGTGACCGCGGCGCTGGCACCCAATGTCCGCGAGGCCGCCCGAACCCTGATTCGCTTCGAGCCACTGTATGCCAGCAACTATCGGGGCAACTCCAGTTTTCACGAAGACCCCGGCGGTGCCTGGCTGCGCTTCTATTCCATAAGCCCCTACAACGCCTACAACACCTTCGTCGTCGACAGTGTGCTGGCCGGCTGGCTGACGCAATTGCGGACGCTGTGCGGCGTCCATCTATCCCCGCGCGAAGTCGAGATCGAATACCCGCGCCCGGCCTACGCCGAAGCCCATGAGCAACTCTTCGACTGCCCGCTGCGCTTCTGTGCCAGGGCCAATCAGCTCTACCTGGACAAGGCCAGCCTGGCCTTGCGCAACCCGCTGCACTGCCCTGGCACCTGGCAGGAGCTGCTCCAGTTGTGCGAAGAGAAACGTACCCTCTGCCTGCGCACGCACAGCCTCAGCGAGCGAGTGACGGCGTTGCTTGGCCCGCTGCTGAAAGGCCAGGAGCCTGAACTGGCACAGATCGCACAACGCCTGCGCATGCCGGAGTGGACCCTGAGACGTCGCCTGGCAGCCGAAGGCACCAACTACAGCGGCCTGCTCAACAGTGCTCGCCAGGAATTGGCGACGGCCTATATCCGCGACACCGAGGCGTCGTTCGGCGAAATCGCCTGGCTGCTCGGGTTCTCGTCCGCAGAAGCCTTCCAACGGGCGTTCAAGCGCTGGACCGGACAGACGCCCGGGGCGTTCCGGCGCGGCGCCTGA
- a CDS encoding glycine zipper 2TM domain-containing protein: MNKSMLVGGVLGAAVATAGGAFATYGLLDRGPEFAQVVGVEPIKETIKTPREVCKDVTVTRQKPVKDQHQLAGTAVGAVVGGLLGNQVGGGNGKKIATVAGALGGGYAGNKVQEGMQARDTYTTTETRCNTVTDTHDKVVGYNVRYELDGQTRSVRMDRDPGGQIPVKDGQLVLSQN; encoded by the coding sequence GTGAACAAATCCATGTTGGTCGGTGGTGTATTGGGTGCCGCAGTCGCTACTGCTGGCGGTGCTTTCGCGACGTACGGCCTGCTCGATCGAGGCCCGGAGTTTGCCCAGGTGGTCGGCGTAGAGCCGATAAAGGAAACCATCAAGACCCCACGCGAAGTCTGCAAGGATGTGACAGTGACCCGCCAGAAGCCGGTAAAGGATCAGCACCAGTTGGCAGGCACCGCCGTCGGGGCGGTGGTCGGTGGCTTGCTGGGCAATCAGGTCGGCGGCGGTAACGGCAAGAAGATCGCCACGGTTGCAGGAGCCCTCGGTGGCGGCTATGCCGGCAACAAGGTGCAGGAGGGCATGCAAGCCCGCGACACCTACACCACGACTGAAACCCGCTGCAACACCGTCACCGACACCCATGACAAGGTCGTTGGCTATAACGTGCGCTATGAGCTGGATGGGCAGACGCGCAGTGTCCGCATGGATCGTGATCCCGGTGGCCAGATTCCGGTGAAGGATGGGCAACTGGTGCTTTCTCAGAACTGA
- a CDS encoding carbon-nitrogen hydrolase, whose amino-acid sequence MSETRAPRLTSRYRLLKAALLLLTSLALLLAYLYWAQDKRSGPLLSDLRLLPIESEGTPGHGGNLLAIETRLQPADYQSRERLRLKFATYLEQAREAGILSAASIVALPEHVGTGLFAIGEKPEVQQARTLRDAMQWMALSNPWDYLRWQLDNSSDDRRTEAVLRSRAKHMAKAYQAIFSSLAREYGVTLVAGSIVLPEPYIEKERLYIGEGPLRQVSLVFDPEGRILPPLHHKQQLTRYERRYSDAPDQPEHGFSATPLGRLEVIFGCEEPSPKAELSVRLGPAEDACQPPADHRQLTVRTLGLPWNLVGSPRRADPVDHRLPVRLHNHWLPES is encoded by the coding sequence ATGAGTGAAACACGCGCCCCCCGCCTGACGAGCCGATACCGGCTACTCAAAGCGGCCCTGCTGCTGCTCACCAGCCTGGCCCTGCTCCTGGCCTACCTGTACTGGGCACAGGACAAGCGCAGCGGCCCCCTGTTGTCGGACCTGCGACTATTGCCTATCGAGAGCGAAGGCACGCCCGGCCACGGCGGCAACCTGCTCGCCATCGAGACGCGCCTGCAACCCGCCGACTACCAGAGCAGGGAGCGCCTGCGCCTGAAATTCGCCACATACCTGGAACAGGCCAGGGAGGCCGGCATACTCTCCGCCGCCAGCATCGTGGCCCTGCCCGAGCATGTCGGCACCGGCTTGTTCGCCATCGGGGAAAAGCCCGAGGTCCAGCAGGCGCGGACGCTGCGTGATGCCATGCAGTGGATGGCATTGAGCAACCCCTGGGATTACCTGCGCTGGCAGCTCGACAACAGCAGCGACGACCGGCGCACCGAGGCGGTGCTACGATCGCGGGCCAAGCATATGGCCAAGGCCTACCAGGCGATCTTTTCCAGCCTGGCCAGGGAGTATGGTGTCACGCTGGTGGCCGGCTCGATCGTCCTGCCCGAGCCGTATATCGAGAAGGAGCGGCTGTACATCGGTGAGGGTCCGCTACGGCAAGTCAGCCTGGTATTCGACCCGGAAGGCCGCATACTTCCCCCCCTGCACCATAAGCAACAACTGACACGCTACGAACGACGCTACAGCGATGCGCCCGACCAGCCGGAGCATGGCTTCAGCGCGACACCGCTCGGACGCCTGGAGGTGATCTTCGGCTGTGAAGAGCCGTCGCCCAAGGCAGAGCTCTCGGTGCGGCTGGGACCCGCTGAGGACGCCTGCCAACCGCCTGCGGACCACCGACAACTCACCGTACGCACCCTCGGCCTGCCATGGAACCTGGTCGGTTCGCCACGCCGCGCAGACCCTGTCGACCATCGCCTGCCCGTGCGCCTGCACAACCACTGGCTACCGGAGTCATGA
- the secF gene encoding protein translocase subunit SecF has protein sequence MLKKTIPFMAIRNIAFAITMLLTVVGLVSLFSKGLNFGLDFTGGTLIELQYEQAADLELIKSELGQAGYTDAVVQSFGATTDVLIRLAGDDPQLGALVGEALRKIDPDTSFEVKRVEFVGPQVGEELRDQGGLAMLLALGGILLYLAFRFQWKFGLGAIASLAHDTVLTLGILAFLQVPFDLTVLAAVLAMIGYSLNDTIIIYDRIRENFRVMRKADLIENIDVSVTQTLLRTIATSLSTALALVALLVFGGDTLAAFALTLLIGVVVGTYSSVYIGATVLVWLKLTSDDLIPPVATEVDERP, from the coding sequence ATGCTGAAGAAAACCATTCCATTCATGGCGATTCGCAATATTGCGTTCGCCATTACCATGCTGCTGACCGTAGTAGGGCTGGTCAGCCTATTCAGTAAGGGGCTTAACTTCGGCCTGGACTTCACTGGAGGTACGCTGATCGAGTTGCAGTACGAGCAAGCGGCTGATCTGGAGTTGATCAAGTCCGAACTGGGCCAGGCAGGTTATACCGATGCCGTGGTGCAGAGTTTCGGGGCGACCACGGACGTGCTGATCCGCCTGGCCGGGGATGATCCCCAGTTGGGGGCCCTGGTGGGCGAGGCGCTGCGCAAGATAGACCCGGATACGTCGTTCGAGGTCAAGCGGGTCGAGTTCGTAGGTCCGCAAGTCGGTGAAGAGTTGCGTGACCAGGGCGGCCTGGCGATGTTGCTGGCGCTGGGCGGTATCCTGTTGTACCTGGCTTTCCGTTTCCAGTGGAAATTCGGTCTGGGAGCCATTGCCTCGCTTGCACATGATACGGTCCTGACCCTGGGCATCCTGGCTTTCCTGCAGGTGCCTTTCGACCTGACGGTGCTGGCTGCGGTGCTGGCAATGATCGGCTACTCGCTTAACGACACCATCATCATCTATGACCGTATCCGCGAGAATTTCCGGGTGATGCGTAAAGCCGACCTGATCGAGAATATCGATGTTTCGGTGACGCAGACGTTGTTGCGTACAATCGCAACCTCCTTGTCTACGGCGCTGGCACTGGTTGCGCTGTTGGTCTTCGGCGGCGATACCTTGGCTGCATTCGCGCTGACGCTGCTGATCGGTGTCGTCGTCGGTACCTATTCGTCGGTCTACATCGGCGCGACCGTACTGGTCTGGCTGAAGCTGACCTCCGACGACCTGATCCCGCCGGTGGCTACCGAAGTCGACGAGCGTCCCTGA
- a CDS encoding EAL domain-containing protein, which produces MAIAEFAPDGTLTRANTNYLNLLGYTHEEAIGRPHGSFCLPVFSEGKEYAAFWQALLSGQARSGIVERLRRDGESRWLEATYTPVVDDQGQVVQILKIATDISERLQEERARQQHLQLLSLVANASDSAILISDASPHIEYVNAGFSRMFGWSSEEACGQKPLALLAPDKDEAYSQEYQAALSAGNPVEREVIVQGKNGQRYWAKVISNPIHDHNGRWSLTITILTDITRAKLHEVLQRKALEAMAREQPLAEVLELICLEVERIAPELTVAILEVDEQGRMHPLAAPSMPEEHARRLDGVVIDESGSSSSNPLWDDYSSSLQAHGFIQCWPSTIHNRQGRVIGIFGFYTRHTHGSLSTSLHQGLADACRYLCTLAIEREHTRRRIRQLAFYDALTGLPNRSLLQAKADQAIAIANRNNEQLAVLFIDLDRFKNINDSLGHPAGDELLRQVATRISETVRVSDIAGRQSGDEFVVVLPQCNAESVKETVGRIQNLLSQPMLIAGTSVSISGSVGIAMYPADGRDMETLLHRADMAMYQAKHCGRGNFSFFSNEMNQLAQERLMLETALRKALQEDQLRLHYQPQIELASGQLYGVEALARWTHPELGEISPARFIPLAEECGLVGDLGRWALQEACRQLSEWRTKGLLIPAVSVNLSPSNFHNLDLPRMIADTLQINALTPQDLTLELTESILLDTNPSTMKTIGEVHAQGISLSMDDFGTGYSSLSYLHRLPVSELKLDRSFVADLEHDLTAQALSNAILGIGKNLQLTVVAEGVENETQNLMLRDQGYPIAQGYLFSQPLAPGELETWLARAIGNTAA; this is translated from the coding sequence ATGGCCATTGCCGAATTTGCCCCCGACGGCACGCTCACCCGCGCAAACACCAACTACCTCAACCTCCTCGGCTACACCCATGAAGAAGCCATCGGCCGGCCACATGGCAGTTTCTGCCTGCCGGTGTTCTCCGAGGGAAAGGAATATGCCGCATTCTGGCAGGCCCTACTCTCGGGCCAGGCACGCTCAGGCATCGTCGAACGGCTGCGGCGGGATGGCGAGAGCCGCTGGCTCGAAGCCACCTACACGCCAGTGGTGGATGACCAGGGCCAGGTCGTGCAGATACTGAAGATCGCCACCGACATCAGCGAGCGGCTGCAAGAAGAACGCGCCCGGCAGCAACACCTGCAACTGCTCTCATTGGTGGCCAACGCCAGCGACTCGGCCATCCTGATCAGCGATGCCAGCCCGCATATCGAATACGTGAATGCCGGTTTCAGCCGGATGTTCGGCTGGAGCAGCGAGGAAGCATGCGGGCAGAAACCCCTGGCCCTGCTCGCCCCCGACAAGGACGAAGCCTATTCGCAGGAGTACCAGGCAGCCCTCAGCGCCGGCAACCCCGTCGAGCGTGAAGTGATCGTGCAAGGCAAGAATGGCCAGCGCTACTGGGCCAAGGTCATCAGCAACCCGATCCACGATCACAATGGTCGCTGGAGCCTGACCATCACCATCCTGACCGATATTACCCGCGCCAAGCTGCACGAAGTGTTGCAACGCAAGGCGCTGGAAGCCATGGCACGCGAGCAGCCGCTGGCCGAGGTGCTGGAGCTGATCTGCCTGGAAGTCGAACGCATCGCGCCAGAGCTCACTGTCGCCATCCTCGAAGTGGACGAACAGGGTCGCATGCACCCACTGGCCGCCCCAAGCATGCCCGAGGAGCATGCGCGGCGCCTCGACGGCGTTGTCATCGATGAATCGGGAAGCAGTTCATCCAACCCGCTGTGGGATGACTACAGCTCGTCATTGCAGGCGCATGGCTTCATCCAGTGCTGGCCCAGCACCATTCACAACAGGCAGGGCCGGGTCATCGGCATCTTCGGCTTCTACACACGCCACACGCATGGGTCGCTGTCGACATCGCTGCACCAGGGGCTGGCCGACGCTTGCCGGTATCTGTGCACCCTGGCGATAGAGCGCGAGCATACGCGCCGCCGCATCCGCCAACTGGCGTTCTATGACGCACTGACCGGCCTGCCCAACCGCAGCCTGCTGCAAGCCAAGGCGGACCAGGCCATCGCCATCGCCAACCGCAACAACGAGCAACTGGCGGTGCTGTTCATCGACCTGGATCGCTTCAAGAACATCAACGACTCCCTTGGGCACCCGGCGGGCGACGAACTGCTGCGCCAGGTCGCGACCAGGATCAGCGAGACCGTACGCGTATCGGATATCGCAGGCCGGCAGTCGGGCGACGAATTCGTCGTGGTTCTCCCGCAATGCAATGCCGAGAGCGTCAAGGAAACCGTCGGACGCATCCAGAACCTGCTGAGCCAGCCGATGCTGATCGCCGGCACCAGCGTCTCGATCTCAGGCAGCGTCGGCATCGCCATGTACCCGGCGGATGGCCGCGACATGGAAACCCTGCTGCACCGTGCGGACATGGCCATGTACCAGGCCAAACACTGCGGGCGCGGCAACTTCAGTTTCTTCAGCAATGAAATGAACCAGCTCGCCCAGGAGCGCCTGATGCTGGAGACCGCATTGCGCAAGGCGCTGCAAGAGGATCAGTTGCGCCTGCACTACCAGCCGCAGATCGAGCTGGCCAGCGGTCAGCTCTACGGTGTCGAGGCTCTCGCGCGCTGGACCCACCCCGAACTGGGTGAAATATCGCCGGCCCGCTTCATTCCGCTGGCCGAAGAATGTGGCCTGGTTGGCGACCTCGGGCGCTGGGCGTTGCAGGAAGCCTGCCGGCAGCTATCGGAATGGCGTACCAAAGGGCTGCTCATCCCGGCCGTCTCGGTCAACCTGTCGCCAAGCAATTTCCACAACCTGGATCTTCCGCGCATGATCGCCGACACCCTGCAGATCAATGCCCTGACACCCCAGGACCTGACGCTGGAGCTGACGGAAAGCATCCTGCTGGACACCAACCCCAGCACCATGAAAACCATCGGAGAAGTACACGCCCAGGGCATAAGCCTGTCGATGGATGACTTCGGCACGGGCTATTCGAGCCTCAGCTACCTGCACCGACTGCCGGTTTCGGAACTGAAACTCGACCGAAGCTTCGTGGCGGACCTCGAGCATGACCTGACCGCGCAGGCCCTGAGCAATGCCATCCTCGGCATAGGAAAGAACCTGCAACTCACGGTAGTCGCCGAAGGTGTGGAAAACGAAACACAGAACCTGATGCTGCGCGACCAGGGCTACCCCATCGCACAGGGTTACCTGTTCTCCCAGCCACTGGCCCCTGGCGAGCTGGAAACCTGGCTGGCCAGGGCTATCGGCAATACTGCCGCCTGA
- the yajC gene encoding preprotein translocase subunit YajC: MSFLIPAAYADASAAAPAGSGFEWLFLIGFLAIFYFMIWRPQAKRAKDHKNLIGNLQKGDEIVTSGGIVGKVVKVADDFVAIEVSDSVELKFQKVAIVATLPKGTLKAI; this comes from the coding sequence ATGAGTTTTCTGATTCCTGCCGCTTACGCCGACGCTTCCGCAGCCGCCCCCGCGGGTTCCGGCTTCGAATGGCTTTTCCTGATCGGCTTCCTGGCGATTTTCTACTTCATGATCTGGCGCCCCCAGGCCAAGCGTGCCAAGGATCACAAGAACCTGATCGGCAACCTGCAGAAAGGCGACGAGATCGTCACTTCCGGTGGCATCGTCGGCAAAGTCGTCAAAGTGGCCGATGATTTCGTGGCGATCGAGGTGTCCGACTCCGTCGAGCTGAAATTCCAGAAAGTGGCCATTGTTGCAACGCTGCCCAAGGGCACGCTGAAAGCCATCTGA
- the tgt gene encoding tRNA guanosine(34) transglycosylase Tgt, whose product MGFELLATEGRARRGRLTFPRGVVETPAFMPVGTYGTVKGMLPRDIEGIGAQIILGNTFHLWLRPGTEVIRKHGDLHDFIQWQGPILTDSGGFQVFSLGAMRKIKEEGVYFSSPVDGAKVFMGPEESMQVQRDLGSDVVMIFDECTPYPADEDVARRSMELSLRWAKRSKVAHGDNPAALFGIVQGGMHENLRMRSLDGLCEIGFDGLAIGGLSVGEPKEEMLRVLDFLPPHMPVDKPRYLMGVGKPEDLVEGVRRGIDMFDCVMPTRNARNGHLFTADGVIKIRNATHRHDDSPLEAECDCYTCKHFSRSYLHHLDKCGEMLGSMLNTIHNLRYYQRLMAGLRDAIQQGKLAAFVDAFYARRGLPTPPMP is encoded by the coding sequence ATGGGTTTCGAGTTGCTGGCAACCGAGGGCAGAGCGCGGCGTGGACGCCTGACGTTCCCTCGTGGCGTGGTGGAAACGCCAGCCTTCATGCCTGTAGGTACCTATGGCACGGTCAAGGGCATGTTGCCGCGCGACATCGAGGGGATCGGGGCGCAGATCATTCTGGGCAATACCTTCCATCTCTGGCTTCGCCCTGGAACCGAGGTGATCCGCAAACATGGCGATCTGCATGACTTCATTCAATGGCAAGGCCCGATCCTGACCGACTCGGGCGGCTTCCAGGTGTTCAGCCTGGGAGCGATGCGCAAGATCAAGGAGGAGGGCGTGTACTTTTCCTCTCCGGTCGATGGCGCCAAGGTGTTCATGGGGCCTGAGGAGTCGATGCAGGTCCAGCGTGACCTGGGTTCGGACGTGGTGATGATCTTCGACGAGTGCACGCCCTATCCGGCCGATGAGGATGTCGCACGCCGCTCCATGGAGTTGTCGTTGCGTTGGGCCAAGCGCTCGAAAGTGGCGCATGGCGATAATCCGGCGGCGCTGTTCGGCATTGTCCAGGGTGGTATGCACGAGAACCTGCGCATGCGCTCCCTGGATGGACTGTGCGAAATCGGTTTCGACGGGCTGGCCATTGGTGGCCTCTCGGTGGGTGAGCCCAAGGAGGAGATGCTACGGGTGCTGGATTTCCTGCCGCCGCATATGCCGGTCGACAAGCCTCGCTACCTGATGGGGGTGGGCAAGCCGGAAGACCTAGTCGAGGGCGTGCGCCGTGGTATCGATATGTTCGACTGCGTGATGCCGACCCGCAATGCGCGCAATGGTCACCTGTTCACTGCTGATGGCGTGATCAAGATCCGCAACGCGACCCACCGCCACGACGACTCGCCCCTGGAGGCCGAGTGCGACTGTTACACCTGCAAACACTTCTCGCGCTCTTATCTGCACCATTTGGACAAGTGCGGCGAAATGCTGGGCAGCATGTTGAATACAATTCACAACCTGCGCTACTACCAGCGCTTGATGGCCGGTTTACGCGACGCTATTCAACAGGGTAAATTGGCCGCCTTTGTCGATGCCTTCTACGCCCGACGTGGCTTGCCAACGCCACCGATGCCGTAA
- a CDS encoding cold-shock protein, producing the protein MSNRQNGTVKWFNDEKGFGFITPESGPDLFVHFRAIEGNGFKSLKEGQKVSFVAVQGQKGMQADQVQVQG; encoded by the coding sequence ATGTCGAATCGTCAGAACGGTACCGTCAAGTGGTTTAACGACGAGAAAGGTTTTGGTTTCATCACTCCAGAGAGCGGTCCGGATCTGTTCGTACATTTCCGCGCAATCGAAGGCAACGGCTTCAAGAGCCTGAAAGAAGGCCAAAAAGTCAGCTTCGTAGCTGTGCAAGGTCAAAAGGGCATGCAGGCCGACCAGGTCCAAGTCCAGGGCTGA
- the queA gene encoding tRNA preQ1(34) S-adenosylmethionine ribosyltransferase-isomerase QueA — protein sequence MQVADFSFELPDELIARHPLAERRASRLLVLEGESGQLAHRSFGDLPSLLEPGDLLIFNNTRVIPARLFGQKSTGGKLEILVERLLDERRVLAHVRSSKSPQPGAAIILDDASEVRMLARHDTLFELQFAEDVLPLLERIGHMPLPPYIDRADDTSDRERYQTVYAQHAGAVAAPTAGLHFDQALLDTLREKGVETAFVTLHVGAGTFQPVRVERIEDHVMHREWLEVGQDVVDAVAACRERGGRVIAVGTTSVRSLESAARDGVLKPYRGDTDIFIYPGKSFNVVDALVTNFHLPESTLLMLVSAFAGYPETMAAYAEAVARRYRFFSYGDAMFITRNPAARGPKESV from the coding sequence ATGCAAGTTGCTGATTTCTCTTTTGAGCTGCCTGACGAGCTGATCGCTCGTCATCCTCTGGCCGAGCGTCGGGCCAGTCGCCTGTTGGTGCTGGAAGGGGAAAGTGGGCAGTTGGCCCATCGTTCCTTTGGCGACTTGCCGAGTCTGCTCGAACCAGGCGATCTGCTGATTTTCAACAATACGCGTGTCATCCCTGCCCGGCTTTTCGGGCAGAAGAGTACCGGGGGCAAGCTGGAGATACTGGTCGAGCGTCTGTTGGACGAGCGACGGGTACTGGCCCACGTGCGTTCGAGCAAGTCGCCCCAGCCTGGTGCAGCGATCATCCTCGATGATGCGAGCGAGGTCCGGATGCTGGCGCGCCACGATACGTTGTTCGAGCTGCAGTTCGCGGAGGATGTCTTGCCGCTGCTCGAGCGCATCGGCCATATGCCATTGCCTCCTTATATAGATCGTGCGGATGACACGTCCGATCGTGAACGCTACCAGACCGTCTATGCCCAGCATGCCGGTGCCGTCGCGGCGCCGACGGCGGGCCTGCATTTCGATCAGGCGTTGCTGGACACCTTGCGTGAAAAGGGTGTGGAGACTGCCTTCGTCACGCTGCACGTCGGGGCTGGCACTTTCCAGCCTGTACGTGTCGAGCGGATCGAGGACCATGTCATGCACCGCGAGTGGCTGGAGGTCGGCCAGGATGTGGTCGATGCGGTGGCTGCATGCCGCGAGCGTGGCGGGCGAGTGATCGCTGTCGGCACCACCAGCGTGCGCTCATTGGAGAGCGCCGCACGTGACGGCGTGCTCAAGCCCTATCGGGGTGACACCGATATTTTCATTTATCCGGGTAAGTCGTTTAACGTCGTCGACGCCCTGGTGACCAACTTCCACCTGCCCGAGTCGACCCTGCTGATGCTGGTGTCGGCCTTCGCGGGTTATCCCGAGACGATGGCGGCTTATGCCGAGGCCGTTGCCCGGCGGTACCGTTTCTTCAGTTATGGCGATGCCATGTTCATTACACGCAATCCCGCGGCACGCGGGCCGAAGGAGTCCGTATGA